A genomic segment from Candidatus Peregrinibacteria bacterium encodes:
- a CDS encoding VIT1/CCC1 transporter family protein: MHKLEKPDFQHRSKVRIASTMKEIVFGMEDGMVSTLGAITGIATGSQDHSIVLLSGFVIIAVESISMGIGSYLSNKSEIDISMRTIHEEQYEIDYFLDEEREELVEMYTGDGWPPKLAKQMAEVASQNRDLILKEMAYRELQIIPESLENPWKKGFFMSGAYVLGGAVPLLPYVFSTKLSFALSLSILLTLIGLFLLGVYTTKYSKRNWLRAGMEMLIFATLAALIGYAVGAAVNAYQS, encoded by the coding sequence ATGCATAAACTCGAAAAACCGGATTTTCAACATCGATCAAAAGTACGAATTGCTTCCACGATGAAAGAAATAGTATTCGGAATGGAAGATGGAATGGTGTCAACTCTCGGAGCCATCACCGGTATTGCTACTGGATCACAAGATCACTCAATAGTTCTTTTGTCGGGATTCGTCATTATTGCTGTCGAATCTATTTCTATGGGCATTGGTTCATATTTATCGAATAAATCCGAGATTGATATTTCCATGCGAACGATACATGAGGAACAATATGAAATAGATTACTTTTTGGACGAAGAGCGTGAAGAACTCGTGGAAATGTATACGGGGGATGGATGGCCGCCAAAACTTGCAAAACAAATGGCCGAGGTCGCATCACAGAATCGAGATCTTATTTTAAAAGAAATGGCATATCGAGAACTTCAAATCATTCCTGAAAGCCTTGAGAATCCCTGGAAGAAAGGATTCTTTATGTCGGGAGCGTACGTTCTTGGAGGAGCCGTTCCCCTTCTCCCTTATGTATTCTCAACAAAATTAAGTTTCGCACTTTCTCTTTCAATTCTTCTCACTCTCATTGGACTTTTTCTCCTCGGAGTCTACACCACAAAATACTCCAAAAGAAATTGGCTGAGAGCAGGAATGGAAATGCTTATTTTTGCAACTCTTGCAGCGCTTATTGGCTATGCCGTCGGCGCAGCCGTAAACGCATATCAGTCGTAA
- the nadB gene encoding L-aspartate oxidase: MKTDFLLLGSGIAGLSLALKLSKLGEVVILTKKVITSGSTGLAQGGIAGVRNPQEDSQEKHFEDTMKAGSYHNSEKAVRLLVTHGEKALKDLEEWGVHFDFSLHREGGHTYARIFHIADETGRVVQEILADEIRKHKNIQVIENAFALDLLTSNGEVYGVQYFADGKESLCFAQKTVLATGGAGQIYEKTTNPSIITGDGMAMALRAGALLKDLEFVQFHPTALDMPRDPMFLLSEALRGASAKIRDENGEQFVDEMAPRDHVARSIFQKQKIGHHVFLDFRHENEDVLKKKFPMIFENLLSFGKNLADDLIPIAPSAHFFCGGVGTDIFGKTNLKNLSAVGEVACTGVHGANRLASNSLLEGVVFADQIFEDYSSEKNILRNRMHPSEKEFPPVSFHPETPEDRRIRKKIQSLMQQCVGVVRKTSEMDFALRELEKFTPEGTETKNILLVAKAIAKAAFSRKESLGCHFVEK; the protein is encoded by the coding sequence ATGAAGACAGATTTTTTACTCCTCGGCTCAGGGATTGCCGGTCTTTCCCTTGCTCTTAAGCTCTCAAAACTGGGAGAAGTTGTTATTCTCACGAAAAAAGTTATTACTTCCGGTTCAACTGGTCTCGCTCAAGGAGGAATTGCGGGCGTGAGAAATCCTCAGGAAGATTCACAGGAGAAACATTTTGAGGACACGATGAAGGCGGGATCATATCATAATTCAGAAAAGGCAGTTCGACTTCTTGTAACCCATGGCGAAAAAGCCCTTAAGGATTTGGAAGAGTGGGGAGTCCATTTTGATTTTTCACTCCATCGCGAGGGAGGACACACCTATGCGCGAATTTTTCACATCGCTGATGAAACCGGGAGAGTTGTTCAGGAGATTCTTGCGGATGAAATACGAAAACATAAAAATATTCAAGTCATTGAAAATGCGTTTGCACTTGATTTGCTCACATCCAATGGAGAAGTGTATGGAGTTCAATATTTTGCTGATGGAAAAGAATCATTGTGTTTTGCACAGAAAACAGTTCTTGCCACGGGAGGCGCAGGGCAGATTTACGAAAAAACAACAAATCCGAGCATTATTACAGGAGATGGAATGGCGATGGCTCTCCGTGCGGGGGCGCTCCTAAAAGATCTCGAATTTGTTCAATTTCATCCTACAGCTCTTGATATGCCTCGAGATCCGATGTTTCTCCTTTCTGAAGCTCTTCGCGGAGCAAGTGCAAAAATAAGAGACGAGAATGGGGAGCAGTTTGTGGATGAAATGGCTCCACGTGATCATGTTGCACGGAGTATTTTTCAGAAGCAAAAAATCGGTCATCATGTTTTTCTCGATTTTCGCCATGAAAATGAAGATGTTCTCAAGAAAAAATTTCCTATGATTTTCGAAAATCTCCTTTCTTTTGGAAAAAACTTAGCAGATGACCTCATTCCAATTGCTCCTTCTGCACACTTTTTTTGTGGAGGAGTAGGAACGGATATTTTTGGCAAGACCAATCTCAAAAATCTTTCTGCAGTTGGCGAAGTAGCGTGCACCGGAGTTCATGGGGCGAACAGGCTTGCCAGCAACTCGCTCCTAGAAGGAGTCGTTTTTGCAGACCAGATTTTTGAAGACTACTCTTCAGAAAAGAATATTCTCCGAAATCGAATGCACCCTTCGGAAAAAGAATTTCCTCCCGTTTCTTTTCACCCCGAAACTCCTGAAGACAGAAGAATTCGGAAAAAAATCCAATCACTCATGCAGCAGTGTGTTGGCGTTGTGAGAAAAACCTCAGAAATGGACTTTGCTCTCAGAGAATTAGAAAAATTCACTCCCGAAGGAACTGAAACAAAAAATATTCTTCTCGTGGCGAAAGCCATTGCGAAAGCTGCTTTTTCGCGGAAAGAATCACTTGGCTGTCATTTTGTCGAGAAATAG
- a CDS encoding PrsW family intramembrane metalloprotease, protein MTNFQLIERVLLHQPIAAFFSILLVFVPILVWMYIFNQKGKQSRKVIFITFLAGIFSAIIMFIYQYFWEMSLNFGFFELKPINFQQNFAVLTREKFSSFASVGILSIFAVSMSIGFIEEYLKHWVVKKADHNFFNSVDDIIECSIIAGLGFAFTENIIYLFRELLYGGISDKYFSLFFLRSIFVVFVHILCSGIYGYYYGIGYYAGPILQEKRMAGRDKIIPEILHRIIHLKKTRVFHDEMVALGLIISTLIHGIFDFFMSANWTLGGLLGIESLDKIGVHTIVLPLYLVIGFNYLSYLLDKKEDHKKFGHLVMNEEYVK, encoded by the coding sequence ATGACGAATTTTCAACTCATCGAAAGAGTTCTTCTCCATCAGCCAATTGCGGCATTTTTTAGTATTTTGCTCGTATTTGTGCCAATTTTGGTGTGGATGTATATCTTTAATCAAAAGGGCAAGCAGAGTAGAAAAGTGATTTTCATTACTTTTCTCGCCGGAATATTCTCCGCGATTATCATGTTCATTTACCAATACTTTTGGGAAATGAGTCTTAATTTTGGCTTTTTTGAGCTCAAACCAATTAATTTTCAACAAAATTTTGCAGTACTTACTCGTGAAAAATTTTCATCATTTGCAAGTGTGGGCATTTTGTCGATATTCGCTGTTTCCATGTCGATTGGATTCATTGAAGAATACCTGAAACACTGGGTCGTAAAAAAAGCAGATCATAATTTCTTTAATAGTGTGGATGATATTATTGAGTGTTCCATCATCGCAGGACTTGGATTTGCTTTTACAGAAAACATTATTTACCTTTTTCGAGAACTTTTGTATGGCGGGATAAGCGATAAATACTTCTCCCTTTTCTTTTTGCGTTCGATTTTTGTGGTTTTTGTGCATATTCTTTGCTCCGGAATTTATGGATATTACTATGGAATCGGATATTATGCAGGACCAATCCTTCAAGAAAAACGTATGGCGGGAAGAGACAAAATAATACCAGAGATCCTTCATCGAATTATTCATCTCAAAAAAACTCGAGTTTTCCATGATGAAATGGTTGCTCTTGGGCTCATTATTTCGACACTTATTCATGGAATTTTTGACTTCTTTATGTCGGCAAACTGGACACTCGGAGGACTTCTCGGGATTGAGTCGCTCGATAAAATTGGAGTCCATACTATTGTCCTTCCTCTTTATCTCGTCATTGGATTCAATTATCTTTCTTATCTTCTGGATAAGAAGGAAGATCACAAGAAATTTGGACATCTCGTTATGAACGAGGAATACGTGAAGTAG